Proteins found in one Candidatus Eremiobacterota bacterium genomic segment:
- a CDS encoding radical SAM family RiPP maturation amino acid epimerase produces the protein MERWLADEQFRDEAIGALAAVDSRSRYGVRAADVRYLWDRAFRETVDAIPGALETLGPILAEYLRFREAKLAYAEEVRASSAPTDQRWRAWRERQMARLRFEVHENVDRAIVHPLFACELSDGCSVGCWFCGVSAPKLKLHFLHTPENAALWRAVVAAFGRCAGPAAARWGFLYWATDPFDNPDYERFCLDFYELLGTFPHTTTAQPHKDLERTRRFLRLSEQCGCHHNRFSILSLPILDRVHDAFTADELALVELVLQNKTSVLPKQLAGRARKEAAPGAGDAEPLLAGSTIACVSGFLLNLCTRSVKLISPCASSRRWPLGYRVYAEATFTDADDLERTIERFIEFCMPLEPDRDAVLAFHPDLTFEPFDDGFALSSPRQRSVFRGSAHLREWGDLVRERRWTPAQLGAYFSERYGVRGGESAAWAQRVFDAGATDEFHEPVAPEAELAAVPS, from the coding sequence ATGGAACGCTGGCTTGCCGACGAGCAGTTTCGCGACGAGGCAATCGGCGCTCTCGCCGCCGTCGATTCGCGGTCGCGTTACGGCGTTCGCGCAGCCGACGTGCGGTATCTTTGGGATCGCGCGTTCCGCGAAACCGTCGATGCGATTCCCGGCGCCCTCGAAACGCTCGGCCCCATTCTCGCCGAATACTTGCGCTTTCGCGAGGCGAAGCTGGCCTACGCCGAGGAGGTGCGCGCGAGCAGCGCACCGACGGATCAGCGCTGGCGCGCCTGGCGCGAACGCCAGATGGCGCGCCTTCGTTTCGAGGTTCACGAAAACGTGGACCGTGCGATCGTGCATCCCCTCTTTGCCTGCGAGCTCAGCGACGGCTGCTCCGTCGGCTGCTGGTTCTGCGGCGTCAGCGCGCCGAAGTTGAAGCTGCACTTCCTGCACACGCCGGAGAACGCGGCGCTGTGGCGCGCCGTCGTTGCGGCGTTCGGTCGCTGCGCCGGCCCCGCGGCGGCTCGCTGGGGTTTCCTGTACTGGGCGACGGATCCGTTCGACAACCCCGACTACGAGCGGTTCTGTCTCGATTTCTACGAGCTCCTCGGGACGTTTCCGCATACGACGACCGCGCAGCCGCACAAAGACCTCGAACGGACGCGGCGTTTCCTGCGCCTCTCCGAACAATGCGGCTGCCACCACAACCGGTTCTCGATCCTTTCGCTACCGATCTTGGATCGCGTGCACGACGCGTTCACCGCGGACGAGCTGGCTCTGGTCGAGCTCGTGTTGCAGAACAAGACCTCCGTCCTTCCGAAGCAGCTCGCCGGCCGCGCACGCAAGGAGGCGGCTCCGGGCGCCGGGGACGCTGAACCGTTGCTCGCCGGATCGACGATCGCGTGCGTCTCCGGTTTTCTCCTCAACCTGTGCACGCGCAGCGTCAAACTGATCAGTCCGTGCGCGTCCAGCCGCCGCTGGCCGCTGGGCTATCGCGTTTACGCGGAGGCGACGTTCACGGATGCGGACGACCTCGAGCGCACGATCGAACGTTTCATCGAGTTCTGCATGCCGCTGGAACCAGACCGCGATGCGGTGCTCGCGTTTCATCCCGATCTGACCTTCGAACCGTTCGACGACGGTTTCGCACTTTCTTCGCCGCGGCAGCGGTCGGTGTTCCGCGGATCCGCGCACCTGCGCGAATGGGGCGACCTCGTGCGCGAGCGGCGCTGGACGCCGGCGCAGCTCGGGGCGTACTTCTCCGAGCGCTACGGTGTCCGCGGCGGCGAGAGCGCCGCGTGGGCGCAACGCGTCTTCGACGCCGGCGCGACCGACGAGTTCCACGAGCCGGTCGCGCCCGAAGCCGAGCTTGCGGCGGTGCCCTCGTGA